In Prescottella soli, a genomic segment contains:
- a CDS encoding phosphomannomutase/phosphoglucomutase: MARSVESVNAVIKAYDVRGVVGEQIDADFVRDVGASFARLVRDEQTGGERVTRIAIGHDMRDSSPELSRAFAEGVTAQGLDVVHIGLASTDQLYFASGVLDCPGAMFTASHNPAKYNGIKLCRAGAKPVGQDTGLAVIAREVAEGVPAYDGPAGTVGEDDVLEQYASFVRGLVNLAELRPLKVAVDAGNGMGGHTVPAVFGPMPVTVLPLYFELDGSFPNHEANPLDPANLVDLQNYVRETGADIGLAFDGDADRCFVVDEKGNPVSPSAVTALVADRELAKEPGGTIIHNLITSRFVPELVEKLGGTAVRTRVGHSFIKQQMAETGAVFGGEHSAHYYFRDFWGADSGMLAALHVLAALGEQDRPLSALMESYEGYAASGEINSTVADAAERTAAVVDLFADRAVSVDRLDGVTVDLADGAWFNLRASNTEPLLRLNVEARTPADVDALVVEILAAVRA; the protein is encoded by the coding sequence GTGGCTCGATCCGTCGAATCCGTGAATGCCGTGATCAAGGCTTACGACGTGCGTGGTGTCGTGGGCGAACAGATCGATGCCGACTTCGTCCGCGACGTGGGCGCGTCGTTCGCCCGGCTGGTGCGGGACGAGCAGACCGGTGGCGAGCGTGTGACGCGGATCGCGATCGGCCACGACATGCGCGACTCGTCACCCGAGCTGTCGCGTGCCTTCGCGGAGGGCGTGACCGCGCAGGGCCTCGACGTCGTCCACATCGGCCTGGCCTCCACCGACCAGCTGTACTTCGCGTCGGGAGTGCTCGACTGCCCGGGTGCGATGTTCACTGCGAGCCACAACCCCGCCAAGTACAACGGCATCAAGCTCTGCCGGGCCGGCGCCAAGCCCGTCGGTCAGGACACCGGCCTCGCCGTGATCGCCCGCGAGGTGGCCGAAGGCGTCCCCGCGTACGACGGCCCGGCCGGGACCGTCGGCGAGGACGACGTGCTCGAGCAGTACGCGAGCTTCGTGCGCGGGCTGGTGAACCTGGCCGAACTGCGGCCGCTGAAGGTCGCCGTCGACGCCGGCAACGGCATGGGCGGACACACCGTGCCGGCCGTGTTCGGCCCGATGCCGGTGACCGTCCTGCCGCTGTACTTCGAGCTCGACGGCAGCTTCCCGAACCACGAGGCGAACCCGCTGGATCCGGCCAACCTGGTGGACCTGCAGAACTACGTGCGCGAGACCGGCGCCGACATCGGCCTGGCCTTCGACGGTGACGCCGACCGCTGCTTCGTCGTCGACGAGAAGGGCAACCCGGTGTCGCCGTCGGCGGTGACCGCGCTCGTCGCGGACCGTGAGCTGGCGAAGGAGCCGGGCGGCACGATCATCCACAACCTGATCACGTCCCGTTTCGTCCCCGAACTGGTCGAGAAGCTCGGCGGCACCGCGGTGCGCACCCGTGTCGGCCACTCGTTCATCAAGCAGCAGATGGCCGAGACCGGCGCGGTGTTCGGCGGCGAGCACTCCGCGCACTACTACTTCCGGGACTTCTGGGGTGCCGACTCGGGCATGCTCGCGGCGCTGCACGTGCTCGCGGCGCTCGGCGAGCAGGACCGCCCGCTGTCGGCGCTGATGGAATCGTACGAGGGCTACGCGGCGTCCGGCGAGATCAACTCGACCGTCGCCGATGCTGCCGAGCGCACGGCCGCGGTGGTCGATCTCTTCGCGGATCGGGCGGTGTCCGTCGACCGCCTCGACGGCGTCACCGTCGATCTGGCGGACGGCGCGTGGTTCAACCTGCGCGCGTCCAACACCGAGCCCCTGCTGCGGCTGAACGTCGAGGCGCGCACGCCGGCGGACGTCGACGCGCTCGTCGTCGAGATCCTCGCAGCTGTCCGCGCCTAG
- a CDS encoding tobH protein — MTAPSSLLDLDDVDALLAADVDGSLRFAALGGAQIRATQAAVEEDGFARLQGLQPRSVVLVTGEGPASRAAELVTAAVGSRIGIPLVESGDTPLWVGPLDVVVVAGDDAGDPRLVESVDRALRRGAEVVVAAPDEGPLRAAGAGRATVLPPRVAVPHHHGLLRYLAAFLAVLTAIDAERAAKVCPDLGRLADALDDEALRDHPRNEVFHNPAKSLAARMQGRRVVLAGDTRVTTHLARHGSEILLRCGAAVTAAADLPGVLSGVQRFGSSATAMPPGYDPLFHDEQLDGPVPGMPLRVFVLSAEADRPVVDRRVAVLPDADVVVAASEQAEPSSPPGPPGSAGPSPAVPAATRTEIEQIAVLVGRLEMSAAYLRLIGGN; from the coding sequence ATGACAGCTCCGTCGTCTCTGCTCGATCTCGATGACGTCGATGCACTGCTGGCCGCGGACGTCGACGGCTCGCTCCGATTCGCGGCGCTCGGTGGCGCGCAGATTCGCGCCACCCAGGCAGCTGTGGAGGAGGACGGCTTCGCGCGCCTGCAGGGTCTGCAACCGCGCAGCGTGGTGCTCGTCACCGGTGAAGGCCCGGCCTCCCGCGCCGCCGAACTGGTCACTGCTGCGGTCGGTAGCCGGATCGGCATTCCCTTGGTCGAAAGCGGGGACACCCCGCTGTGGGTCGGGCCTCTGGACGTCGTGGTGGTGGCCGGCGACGACGCCGGTGACCCGCGGCTGGTCGAGTCCGTCGACCGTGCGCTGCGGCGCGGCGCGGAGGTAGTGGTCGCCGCCCCCGACGAGGGCCCGTTGCGGGCCGCGGGCGCGGGTCGCGCAACGGTACTCCCGCCACGCGTGGCGGTTCCCCACCATCACGGTCTGCTGCGGTACCTCGCGGCCTTCCTCGCGGTCCTGACCGCGATCGACGCCGAGCGTGCGGCGAAGGTGTGCCCCGACCTGGGGCGTCTCGCGGATGCTCTGGACGACGAGGCGTTGCGCGACCACCCCCGCAACGAGGTCTTCCACAACCCCGCAAAGTCGCTTGCGGCGCGGATGCAGGGCCGACGCGTCGTCCTCGCCGGTGACACTCGAGTGACCACGCACCTGGCACGGCACGGCAGCGAGATCCTGCTGCGGTGCGGCGCCGCCGTCACCGCCGCCGCGGACCTGCCGGGGGTTCTCTCCGGTGTGCAGCGCTTCGGCTCGTCGGCCACCGCGATGCCGCCCGGGTACGACCCGCTCTTCCACGACGAGCAGCTCGACGGCCCGGTGCCCGGCATGCCGCTGCGCGTGTTCGTCTTGTCCGCGGAGGCGGACCGGCCTGTCGTCGATCGCAGGGTCGCGGTGCTGCCCGACGCCGACGTCGTCGTCGCGGCATCGGAGCAGGCGGAACCGTCGAGTCCGCCTGGTCCGCCCGGATCTGCGGGCCCGTCGCCGGCGGTTCCGGCCGCCACGCGCACGGAGATCGAGCAGATTGCAGTTCTCGTCGGCCGCCTCGAGATGAGCGCGGCATACCTACGTTTGATCGGTGGTAACTAG
- the manA gene encoding mannose-6-phosphate isomerase, class I, producing the protein MRQLEGALRSYAWGSRTALAELCGRPSPSAHPEAELWLGAHPGDPARVIENGGDRSLRDVVDAAPARELGERCVAEFGEHLPFLLKVLAAEEPLSLQAHPSAEQAREGFAREEASGIPVDSAERNYRDASHKPELVVALTRFEALAGFRDPHRTVRLLDALDVPELEPYVGLLAGQPDSGGLRALFTTWITLPAQALATLLPAVLDGCVAYLSNAESGGIEFVQEARTALELSEGYPGDAGVLASLLLNRVTLDPGQGLFLDAGNLHAYLHGTAVEIMANSDNVLRGGLTPKHVDVPELLRVLDFDTVDVPVLTPVATDRDGEVAYETPAPEFRLSRIDLDASGGGAGAATAFVPDGPQIVLCTSGAAKLGCGSQSLMLERGASAWISASDNEVHIQACAEGTQLFRAGVGIVEA; encoded by the coding sequence GTGCGCCAACTCGAAGGTGCGCTCCGGTCCTATGCATGGGGGTCTCGGACCGCGCTCGCGGAGCTGTGCGGACGTCCGAGCCCCAGCGCGCATCCGGAGGCGGAACTGTGGCTGGGAGCCCATCCGGGAGATCCCGCGCGGGTGATCGAGAACGGCGGAGACCGCTCCCTGCGTGACGTCGTCGACGCTGCCCCGGCCCGGGAGCTCGGCGAGCGTTGCGTCGCCGAGTTCGGTGAGCATCTGCCGTTCCTGTTGAAGGTGCTCGCGGCCGAGGAGCCGTTGTCGCTCCAGGCGCACCCCAGCGCCGAGCAGGCGCGTGAGGGCTTCGCTCGCGAGGAGGCGTCGGGGATCCCGGTCGACTCGGCGGAACGGAACTATCGCGACGCGAGCCACAAGCCGGAACTCGTCGTGGCACTCACCCGATTCGAGGCGCTCGCCGGATTCCGGGATCCGCACCGGACGGTGCGGCTGCTCGACGCCCTCGACGTCCCGGAACTGGAACCGTACGTCGGTCTACTTGCGGGACAACCTGATTCGGGCGGTCTGCGCGCGCTGTTCACCACGTGGATCACGTTGCCGGCGCAGGCTCTCGCGACGCTGCTGCCGGCCGTGCTCGACGGCTGCGTGGCCTACCTGTCGAACGCCGAGAGCGGTGGGATCGAGTTCGTACAGGAGGCCAGGACGGCGCTCGAACTCAGCGAGGGCTACCCCGGTGACGCCGGCGTCCTGGCGTCGTTGCTGCTCAACCGGGTGACTCTCGATCCGGGGCAGGGTCTGTTCCTCGATGCCGGAAACCTCCACGCGTACCTCCACGGCACGGCCGTGGAGATCATGGCGAACTCGGACAACGTCCTGCGCGGCGGGCTCACCCCGAAGCACGTCGACGTCCCGGAGTTGTTGCGCGTCCTGGACTTCGACACCGTCGACGTCCCGGTGCTGACGCCCGTGGCGACCGATCGCGACGGCGAGGTGGCGTACGAGACCCCGGCGCCGGAGTTCCGGTTGTCCCGCATCGATCTCGACGCCTCCGGGGGCGGTGCGGGCGCGGCGACGGCCTTCGTGCCGGACGGCCCGCAGATCGTGCTGTGCACGTCGGGCGCGGCGAAACTGGGGTGTGGATCGCAGTCGCTGATGCTCGAGCGTGGCGCATCGGCCTGGATCTCCGCCTCGGACAACGAGGTTCACATCCAGGCGTGCGCCGAGGGCACGCAGCTGTTCCGGGCCGGTGTGGGGATCGTCGAGGCGTGA
- a CDS encoding cation diffusion facilitator family transporter — protein MSANGGKKAIFAALTANAGIAVAKFTGFLITGSSSMLAESVHSVADTSNQGLLLFGQNRAEKQADKLHQFGYGRNRYFYSFVVALVLFTLGSLFAIYEGVHKIQHPEGLSSPIVAVVILLVAIALESYSFVTAMGESRPLKGNASWWSFIRTSRTPELPVVLLEDTGALIGLVLALGGVGLTMLTGDPVWDGIGTLCIGVLLGIIAIVLIIEMKSLLIGEGATQDEENRILSALVDGVRIDRVIHCRTQYLGPEEILVAAKVGIAPGSGIEDVATAIDEAEVRIRAAVPAARLIYIEPDLYRATVD, from the coding sequence GTGTCGGCAAACGGGGGCAAGAAGGCGATCTTCGCGGCGCTGACCGCGAACGCGGGAATCGCGGTGGCCAAATTCACCGGCTTCCTGATCACCGGGTCGTCGTCGATGCTCGCGGAATCCGTTCACTCGGTGGCCGACACGTCCAACCAGGGACTGCTGCTCTTCGGGCAGAACCGCGCCGAGAAGCAGGCCGACAAGCTCCACCAGTTCGGTTACGGACGCAACCGCTACTTCTACTCCTTCGTCGTGGCCCTGGTGCTGTTCACCCTGGGCTCGCTGTTCGCGATCTACGAGGGCGTGCACAAGATCCAGCACCCCGAGGGCCTGTCGTCACCGATCGTGGCCGTCGTCATCCTGCTGGTCGCGATCGCGCTCGAGTCGTACAGCTTCGTCACCGCCATGGGTGAATCGCGTCCGCTCAAGGGCAACGCGAGCTGGTGGAGCTTCATCCGCACCTCCCGTACGCCCGAACTGCCCGTCGTCCTGCTCGAGGACACCGGTGCACTGATCGGTCTCGTGCTCGCGCTCGGTGGTGTCGGACTCACGATGCTCACCGGGGACCCTGTGTGGGACGGCATCGGAACGCTGTGCATCGGTGTGCTGCTGGGCATCATCGCGATCGTCCTGATCATCGAGATGAAGAGCCTGCTGATCGGTGAAGGGGCCACCCAGGACGAGGAGAACCGGATCCTGAGCGCGCTCGTCGACGGTGTTCGGATCGATCGAGTGATCCACTGCCGCACCCAGTACCTCGGTCCCGAGGAGATCCTGGTGGCGGCCAAGGTGGGCATCGCGCCGGGTTCCGGGATCGAGGACGTCGCGACGGCGATCGACGAAGCCGAGGTCCGTATCCGGGCCGCCGTACCGGCCGCTCGGCTGATCTACATCGAACCCGATCTGTACCGCGCCACGGTGGACTAG
- a CDS encoding amino acid permease has product MATPDRKAVPGRARNPRSGLFRAKSVEQSILETDEPETKLRKDLTAWDLTVFGVAVVIGAGIFTLTARTAGNVAGPSVSLAFVFAAIACALAALCYAEFASTVPVAGSAYTFSYATFGEFVAWIIGWDLILEFALAASVVAKGWSLYLGEVLGSSSPVFHIGSHQVDWGAVLIIAIITVLLATGTKLSSRVSAVITAIKVAVVLFVVVLGAFYIKRENYSPYIPPSEPGSTGQGIHQSLFSYITGAGGSTFGWYGLLAAASLVFFAFIGFDVVATTAEETKDPQKALPRGILGSLAIVTVLYVAVSLVLTGMVNYTDLAGDNSTLATAFAINGMDWAKNLISFGALAGLTTVVMVLMLGQTRVLFAMSRDGLMPRSLAPTGKHGTPVRITILVGVVVGVLAAVFPIGTLEEMVNIGTLFAFVLVSIGVVVLRRTRPDLPRGFRVPLVPLVPILSVLACVWLMLNLSVETWLRFVVWMAIGIVVYFSYSRSHSMLGIRARAAAPDKT; this is encoded by the coding sequence ATGGCGACACCGGATCGGAAGGCTGTTCCGGGGCGTGCCCGGAATCCGCGCTCAGGGCTGTTCCGTGCCAAGTCGGTCGAACAATCGATTCTCGAAACGGACGAGCCCGAGACCAAGCTCCGCAAGGACCTCACCGCGTGGGACCTGACGGTGTTCGGTGTCGCGGTCGTGATCGGTGCCGGCATCTTCACGCTCACCGCGCGAACCGCCGGCAACGTCGCCGGGCCTTCGGTGTCGCTCGCGTTCGTGTTCGCGGCGATCGCGTGTGCGCTCGCCGCGCTGTGCTATGCGGAGTTCGCGTCCACGGTTCCGGTCGCGGGAAGCGCGTACACATTCTCGTACGCCACGTTCGGCGAGTTCGTCGCGTGGATCATCGGCTGGGACCTCATCCTCGAGTTCGCGCTGGCAGCATCGGTGGTCGCGAAGGGCTGGTCGCTGTATCTCGGTGAGGTACTGGGCAGTTCGAGCCCGGTGTTCCACATCGGATCGCACCAGGTCGACTGGGGCGCCGTCCTGATCATCGCGATCATCACGGTGCTCCTCGCCACCGGCACCAAGCTCTCGTCGCGGGTCTCGGCGGTCATCACCGCGATCAAGGTTGCCGTCGTCCTGTTCGTCGTGGTGCTCGGCGCGTTCTACATCAAGCGCGAGAACTACTCGCCGTACATTCCGCCGTCCGAGCCCGGTTCGACCGGGCAGGGCATCCACCAGTCGCTGTTCTCGTACATCACCGGTGCCGGTGGGAGCACCTTCGGCTGGTACGGCCTGCTCGCCGCGGCCAGCCTGGTGTTCTTCGCGTTCATCGGTTTCGACGTCGTCGCCACCACAGCCGAGGAGACGAAGGATCCGCAGAAGGCCTTGCCCCGCGGCATTCTCGGCTCCCTCGCGATCGTGACCGTGCTGTACGTTGCGGTCTCGCTCGTGCTCACCGGCATGGTGAACTACACCGACCTGGCCGGCGACAACTCGACGCTCGCGACGGCGTTCGCGATCAACGGGATGGACTGGGCGAAGAACCTCATCTCGTTCGGTGCGCTCGCCGGTCTCACCACCGTCGTCATGGTGCTGATGCTGGGGCAGACCCGGGTGCTCTTCGCGATGTCGCGCGACGGACTGATGCCGAGGTCGCTGGCGCCGACCGGCAAGCACGGCACGCCGGTCCGGATCACGATCCTGGTGGGCGTGGTCGTCGGCGTCCTCGCCGCGGTCTTTCCCATCGGCACCCTCGAAGAGATGGTCAACATCGGCACCCTGTTCGCGTTCGTGCTGGTGTCGATCGGCGTGGTCGTCCTGCGGCGGACTCGACCTGACCTCCCGCGCGGATTCCGGGTTCCGCTGGTGCCGCTGGTGCCGATCCTCTCGGTACTCGCCTGTGTGTGGCTGATGCTCAATCTCTCGGTCGAAACGTGGCTGCGCTTCGTGGTGTGGATGGCGATCGGCATCGTCGTCTACTTCTCCTACAGCCGCAGCCATTCGATGCTCGGCATCCGAGCCCGGGCCGCGGCCCCCGACAAGACATGA
- a CDS encoding alkane 1-monooxygenase — MTREVGEPIAPAPAWRDKKRYLWLLGLVPPTAVFVAMALVWATNAVGLGVVASVWWWIGPILVYVLIPTIDVVLGTDGQNPPDEVMEQLENDRFYRWCTWAYLPFQLLTLVAACYLWTADDLSWLGIDGGLSVVSKIGLAFSVGCVAGIGINTAHELGHKKESLERWMSKIALAQSFYGHFYIEHNRGHHVRVATPEDPASSRFGESFWTFLPRSVWGSLRSAWRLEKARLERLGKSPWTIHNDVVNAWLMSVALFVVLIAVFGWQVVPYLVLQAVFGFALLEAVNYLEHYGLLRQHTASGRVERCTPAHSWNSDHLTTNIFLYHLQRHSDHHANPTRRYQTLRSMDTAPQLPAGYAAMIVLAYVPPLWRSVMDKRVLAHYDGDITKVNLQPGKREKILASYGADGGAA; from the coding sequence ATGACGCGTGAAGTGGGGGAACCGATTGCCCCGGCGCCGGCGTGGCGGGACAAGAAGCGTTATCTCTGGTTGCTGGGCCTCGTCCCTCCGACCGCCGTGTTCGTGGCGATGGCGCTCGTCTGGGCCACCAATGCGGTGGGACTCGGCGTAGTTGCGTCGGTGTGGTGGTGGATCGGGCCGATCCTGGTCTATGTGCTGATCCCGACGATCGACGTGGTGCTCGGAACGGATGGTCAGAATCCGCCGGACGAGGTGATGGAGCAGCTCGAGAACGACCGCTTCTACCGATGGTGCACGTGGGCGTACCTGCCGTTCCAGCTCCTGACCCTGGTGGCGGCCTGCTACCTGTGGACGGCGGACGATCTGAGCTGGCTCGGGATCGACGGTGGCCTGTCGGTCGTCTCGAAGATCGGTCTGGCGTTCAGTGTCGGATGTGTCGCCGGTATCGGCATCAACACCGCCCACGAGTTGGGGCACAAGAAGGAGAGCCTCGAGCGCTGGATGTCGAAGATCGCTCTGGCCCAATCGTTCTACGGGCACTTCTACATCGAGCACAATCGCGGTCATCACGTGCGCGTCGCGACGCCCGAGGATCCTGCGAGTTCACGCTTCGGGGAGAGCTTCTGGACCTTCCTGCCACGCAGCGTGTGGGGGAGTCTGCGCTCGGCGTGGCGTCTCGAGAAGGCTCGTCTCGAGCGACTGGGCAAGAGTCCGTGGACGATTCACAACGACGTCGTGAACGCCTGGCTGATGTCGGTGGCGCTGTTCGTGGTCCTGATCGCTGTCTTCGGCTGGCAGGTCGTCCCGTACCTGGTGTTGCAGGCAGTGTTCGGTTTTGCGCTCCTCGAGGCGGTGAACTACCTCGAACACTACGGGCTGCTGCGGCAGCACACTGCGAGTGGACGCGTCGAGCGGTGCACCCCGGCCCACAGCTGGAACAGCGACCATCTCACCACCAACATCTTCCTGTACCACCTGCAGCGGCACAGCGATCACCATGCGAATCCGACACGCCGCTATCAGACGTTGCGCAGCATGGACACCGCCCCGCAGCTGCCCGCCGGCTACGCCGCCATGATCGTGCTCGCCTACGTGCCACCGCTGTGGCGGTCGGTCATGGACAAGCGCGTCCTCGCGCACTACGACGGCGACATCACGAAGGTGAATCTGCAACCAGGCAAGCGCGAGAAGATCCTCGCGTCCTACGGAGCGGACGGAGGTGCGGCATGA
- a CDS encoding rubredoxin yields MSAYRCPVCEYVFDESVGAPREGFPAGTAWESVPDDWCCPDCGVREKIDFEPV; encoded by the coding sequence ATGAGCGCATATCGGTGTCCGGTGTGCGAGTACGTATTCGACGAGTCGGTCGGCGCGCCCCGCGAAGGCTTCCCGGCCGGCACGGCGTGGGAATCGGTGCCGGACGACTGGTGCTGCCCCGACTGCGGGGTCCGGGAGAAGATCGATTTCGAACCCGTGTGA
- a CDS encoding rubredoxin: MKDYKLYQCAQCGFEYDEELGWPDEGIAPGTRWEDIPDGWRCPDCGAAKEDFFMVEVERS; encoded by the coding sequence ATGAAGGACTACAAGCTCTATCAGTGCGCGCAGTGCGGATTCGAGTACGACGAGGAACTCGGCTGGCCCGACGAGGGCATCGCGCCCGGAACCCGGTGGGAGGACATCCCCGACGGCTGGCGGTGCCCCGACTGCGGTGCCGCCAAGGAGGACTTCTTCATGGTCGAGGTCGAGCGGAGCTGA
- a CDS encoding TetR family transcriptional regulator — MSESGSRMPYPEASRLLLRESILGAVRDLLLERDWSAVTMSDVASAVGVSRQTLYNEFGNRQGLAEGYALRLVDQFVDAVATAVYAHVGDARAALVDGFTVFFQASGADPLVASLRSGAAKPDLLRIVTTDSAPLVERASERLAETFRRSWVQASDADSMILARGVVRVALSYISMPPTSDRDDAQELAALLSPFVDVVTRV; from the coding sequence ATGAGCGAGTCAGGTTCCCGGATGCCGTACCCCGAGGCGTCCCGGCTGCTGCTGCGGGAGTCGATCCTCGGTGCCGTCCGCGATCTCCTGCTCGAGCGGGACTGGTCGGCCGTGACGATGTCGGACGTCGCGTCGGCGGTCGGGGTGAGTCGACAGACCCTCTACAACGAGTTCGGGAACCGGCAGGGGCTCGCCGAGGGGTATGCGCTGCGCCTGGTCGACCAGTTCGTCGACGCCGTCGCGACGGCCGTCTACGCCCACGTCGGCGACGCCCGCGCGGCCCTCGTCGACGGCTTCACGGTGTTCTTCCAGGCCAGCGGGGCCGATCCGCTGGTGGCGTCGCTCCGCAGCGGCGCCGCCAAGCCGGATCTGTTGCGGATCGTCACGACCGACAGCGCCCCACTCGTCGAGCGTGCGTCCGAGCGGTTGGCGGAAACGTTCCGGCGGAGCTGGGTCCAGGCCTCCGACGCCGACTCGATGATCCTGGCCCGTGGTGTCGTGCGGGTCGCGCTCAGTTACATCTCGATGCCACCGACATCGGATCGTGACGATGCGCAGGAGTTGGCGGCCCTGCTGTCGCCGTTCGTGGACGTCGTTACGCGCGTGTGA
- the ahcY gene encoding adenosylhomocysteinase, protein MTTSVSSGPVAEHRGGIDFKVADLSLAEFGRKEIRLAEHEMPGLMELRREYADVLPLQGARISGSLHMTIQTAVLIETLVALGAEVRWASCNIFSTQDHAAAAIVVGPHGTPEEPKGVPVFAWKGETLEEYWWAAEQMLTWPGEPANMILDDGGDATMLVLRGAQYEKAGVVPPTDDEHDSDEYKVFLALLRKSLEADGGKWTAIAESVKGVTEETTTGVLRLYQFAAAGELVFPAINVNDSVTKSKFDNKYGTRHSLLDGINRGTDVLIGGKAALVCGYGDVGKGCAEALRGQGARVTVTEIDPINALQAMMDGFDVKTVEEFIGQADIVVTATGNKDIISFEHMKQMKHQAILGNIGHFDNEIDMATLERSPEVTRINIKPQVDEFRFADGHSIIVLSEGRLLNLGNATGHPSFVMSNSFANQTIAQIELWTKPDEYDNEVYRLPKHLDEKVAKIHVEALGGSITKLTKDQAEYIGVDVEGPYKPEHYRY, encoded by the coding sequence ATGACGACCTCAGTTTCATCGGGCCCGGTAGCGGAGCACCGTGGCGGCATCGACTTCAAGGTGGCGGATCTGTCGCTCGCCGAGTTCGGGCGCAAGGAGATCCGTCTCGCCGAGCACGAGATGCCCGGCCTGATGGAGCTGCGCCGTGAGTACGCGGATGTGCTGCCGCTCCAGGGTGCGCGTATCTCGGGCTCGCTCCACATGACGATCCAGACGGCGGTCCTGATCGAGACCCTCGTCGCGCTCGGTGCCGAGGTTCGATGGGCGTCGTGCAACATCTTCTCGACGCAGGATCACGCTGCCGCGGCCATCGTCGTCGGTCCGCACGGCACCCCGGAGGAGCCCAAGGGCGTCCCCGTCTTCGCGTGGAAGGGCGAGACCCTCGAGGAGTACTGGTGGGCCGCCGAGCAGATGCTGACGTGGCCCGGTGAGCCCGCCAACATGATCCTCGACGACGGCGGCGACGCCACGATGCTGGTGCTGCGCGGCGCGCAGTACGAGAAGGCCGGCGTCGTCCCGCCCACCGACGACGAGCACGACTCGGACGAGTACAAGGTGTTCCTGGCGCTGCTGCGCAAGTCGCTCGAGGCCGACGGCGGCAAGTGGACCGCGATCGCCGAGTCCGTCAAGGGCGTCACCGAGGAGACCACCACCGGCGTGCTGCGGCTGTACCAGTTCGCGGCCGCGGGCGAGTTGGTGTTCCCGGCGATCAACGTCAACGACTCGGTCACCAAGAGCAAGTTCGACAACAAGTACGGCACCCGCCACTCGCTGCTCGACGGCATCAACCGCGGCACCGACGTGCTGATCGGCGGCAAGGCCGCGCTGGTGTGCGGCTACGGCGACGTCGGCAAGGGCTGCGCCGAGGCGCTCCGCGGCCAGGGCGCGCGTGTCACCGTCACCGAGATCGACCCGATCAACGCGCTGCAGGCGATGATGGACGGCTTCGACGTCAAGACGGTCGAGGAGTTCATCGGTCAGGCCGACATCGTCGTGACCGCGACCGGCAACAAGGACATCATCTCCTTCGAGCACATGAAGCAGATGAAGCACCAGGCGATCCTGGGCAACATCGGCCACTTCGACAACGAGATCGACATGGCGACGCTCGAGCGTTCGCCCGAGGTCACGCGGATCAACATCAAGCCGCAGGTCGACGAGTTCCGTTTCGCCGACGGACACTCGATCATCGTGCTGTCCGAGGGACGTCTGCTGAACCTGGGCAACGCGACCGGACACCCGTCGTTCGTGATGTCGAACTCGTTCGCGAACCAGACGATCGCGCAGATCGAGCTCTGGACGAAGCCCGACGAGTACGACAACGAGGTCTACCGCCTGCCCAAGCACCTCGACGAGAAGGTCGCGAAGATCCACGTCGAGGCTCTCGGTGGCTCGATCACCAAGCTGACCAAGGATCAGGCCGAGTACATCGGCGTCGACGTCGAGGGCCCGTACAAGCCCGAGCACTACCGGTACTGA
- a CDS encoding dTMP kinase, whose product MGTLIALEGLDGAGKRTLVGKVVDRLEQRGLRVATLDFPRYGASIHADLASEALKGAHGDLAESVHAMAVMFALDRAGAAEQLHGLVAAHDLVILDRYVASNAAYGAARLHQHGDGEFAAWIEDLEFGRLGLPRPDLQMYLDVPVALAEERARRREAEDSARALDAYERDSGLQARTGAVYRELAAADWNSPWWTIAPDADPGILADKLALLQQRDGTPQQH is encoded by the coding sequence GTGGGAACTCTGATCGCCCTGGAAGGGCTCGACGGCGCCGGGAAGCGCACTCTCGTCGGCAAGGTCGTCGACCGGCTCGAGCAGCGGGGCCTGCGGGTCGCGACGCTCGACTTCCCGCGTTACGGCGCGTCTATCCACGCGGATCTCGCGTCGGAGGCGCTCAAGGGCGCCCACGGCGACCTCGCCGAGTCGGTCCACGCGATGGCCGTCATGTTCGCGCTCGACCGGGCCGGCGCGGCCGAACAGCTCCACGGCCTCGTCGCCGCGCACGACCTGGTGATCCTGGACCGCTACGTCGCCTCCAACGCGGCCTACGGCGCCGCCCGGCTGCACCAGCACGGCGACGGTGAGTTCGCGGCATGGATCGAGGACCTCGAGTTCGGCCGACTGGGCCTGCCCCGTCCGGACCTGCAGATGTACCTGGACGTGCCCGTCGCGCTCGCGGAGGAGCGGGCCCGGCGACGCGAGGCCGAGGACAGTGCCCGTGCACTCGACGCGTACGAGAGGGACAGCGGGCTGCAGGCCCGCACCGGTGCCGTCTATCGCGAGCTGGCCGCCGCGGACTGGAACTCGCCGTGGTGGACGATCGCGCCGGACGCCGATCCGGGCATTCTGGCCGATAAACTGGCACTCTTGCAGCAGCGGGACGGCACGCCGCAGCAACATTGA